From Xiphophorus couchianus chromosome 23, X_couchianus-1.0, whole genome shotgun sequence, one genomic window encodes:
- the cysltr1 gene encoding cysteinyl leukotriene receptor 1, protein MAYANETDGVGNRTGECHPIDDFRNQVYSTSYSLITVLGFVGNGFALIVLIKTYRQITPFHVYMMNLAMSDLLCVMTLPLRVLYYVRKGQWEQGDFLCRISSYFLYVNLYCSIYFMTAMSVTRFLAIVYPVKNLGMATVNRARFVCLGIWVFSSFASSPFLMTGQSFDPKSNKTKCFEPPEYNSERLPKLQALNYFALVLGFILPFLVILICYAGIVRTLLSRNPAARRQKSSASKAIRMIVIVLLTFLVSFMPYHIQRTIHLSLLSTAMTCEDKSFMHKSVVVTLCLAACNSCFDPMLYFFSGESFRSRLSSLRNTMKNSAMRRPSKMKQIVSSESGENQNQVEGLTPACLADLRTSRGSLVKAGNESNI, encoded by the coding sequence ATGGCGTACGCGAACGAGACAGACGGCGTGGGCAACAGAACCGGAGAATGCCACCCCATCGACGACTTCCGTAACCAGGTCTACTCCACGTCGTACTCCCTCATCACGGTGCTGGGGTTTGTGGGGAACGGCTTCGCCCTAATCGTGCTGATCAAAACGTACCGCCAGATCACGCCCTTTCACGTCTACATGATGAACTTGGCCATGTCTGACCTGCTGTGCGTGATGACTCTGCCTCTGCGGGTCCTCTACTATGTCCGAAAAGGTCAGTGGGAGCAAGGGGATTTCCTCTGCCGCATCAGCTCCTACTTCCTCTACGTGAACCTCTACTGCAGCATTTACTTCATGACCGCCATGTCCGTCACGCGGTTCCTGGCTATAGTTTATCCCGTGAAGAACTTGGGGATGGCCACGGTGAACCGCGCTCGCTTTGTGTGTCTGGGGATATGGGTCTTCAGCAGTTTCGCATCTTCGCCTTTTCTCATGACTGGTCAATCCTTCGACCCAAagtcaaacaaaaccaaatgcTTCGAGCCACCGGAATACAATAGTGAACGTCTACCCAAGCTGCAGGCGCTGAACTACTTTGCTCTAGTGCTGGGGTTCATCCTGCCCTTCCTGGTTATACTAATCTGCTACGCCGGAATAGTCCGCACTCTGCTTTCTCGCAACCCGGCTGCCCGTCGACAGAAGAGCTCGGCTTCGAAAGCCATCAGGATGATCGTCATCGTCCTGCTGACCTTCCTGGTCAGCTTCATGCCGTACCACATACAGCGCACCATCCACCTGAGTCTGCTTTCCACGGCGATGACCTGCGAAGACAAGAGCTTCATGCATAAGTCCGTGGTGGTGACCCTGTGCCTGGCCGCCTGCAACTCGTGCTTTGACCCCATGCTGTACTTCTTCTCCGGAGAGAGCTTCCGCAGTCGCCTGTCCTCCTTGCGCAACACGATGAAAAACAGCGCCATGCGTCGCCCGTCCAAGATGAAGCAGATCGTGAGCTCAGAGTCCggggagaaccagaaccaggtcgAAGGCTTAACTCCGGCATGCCTGGCAGATCTTCGAACAAGCAGAGGATCTTTGGTTAAAGCAGGGAATGAAAGCAACATATAA